In Heteronotia binoei isolate CCM8104 ecotype False Entrance Well chromosome 1, APGP_CSIRO_Hbin_v1, whole genome shotgun sequence, the genomic window TCTAAATAGGTTAGAATGACAGCCTCGTGCCAAAGAGTGCAGAAATTTTGGAACACTTTAATAACAAAAATTGAAGCAATTGTAAGGGTAACCATTCCTCGCACCCCTGAATTTGTCCTTCTGAATCTATGGTCAAAGGGGGATTTTCCAGAATTGAAATCAGCATTTATCTCATTACTACTCTTAGCAGGTAAACTACTTCTTGCTAAACATTGGAAAGCTACTAAATTGCCATCGCTGACTTTATGGTTTCAGAAGGTTTGGGAAATTATAATCCAAGACAAAATTGCCTCCCAACTCACTTTAGGGGATAATCCTAGGATAGGAGAAAACtttgtagagaaatggtttccttttttggactttgtaaataatAGTTCATCGAAGAAAAGTGTGATGCCAAAGAAGTACctaaattttattatatattgaaTAGCAGTTGTATGTACTAAGGTAATTCTTTTTATAAGAAAATTGTGCAACCGCTtacggggtttttttttctcccctcttaAATTTGTGTGAGTGTGTTGTTCCCTGTGATGTATGTGCTAGTAATGTTGTTCAAGGCAATGTTATATGTCTATTGAGATTCGATGTTTATTGCGTTTTACAATATAAaaaattttaagtttaaaaaagaaTGACAGCCTAATTAGCGACTGATTTTTCAAATGTGACTACTACATATTGGGCATACACATCCTTATAGGAGGCTGTGAGTTATTTTCAGACAAGTATTTTGTTTTCAAAGTGCCAGGCCCTCGGCTGGTgctattaaaaaaataatttatacAACAGATGCTCCCGTCTAAAGCTCTCTATCAGTCAGTGCCAAATGATCTCCTTGACTTTGAGATTAACTGAACAGTTTTATTGCATTTCATTAAAAAGTTGTAGTTATTTTGCTGTGCACAATCATTCATGTTATATGTACATCTACTGTGCATTCCACATACAAAAACAAGCTCAAAAAAAGGCAGTAGACTTGCATTCCCTTTAAAAGTCAGCCCCCCTATGTTAAGTATTTCCATATACGACTCTCAGAAAGCCACATCTGTACCCGAAAAACCAAGATAGTCTGAAAAAAATCTGCTCCAGTTTATCCACGTCCAGTGCACTTGGGTTTAAACAAAACAGACAATATTCCAAGACAATTGCTTCTTTCAGTTCAGGTTTTGTGTGCGCTACTGGCAGCTACAGAAGTTTATATTTGCAGACAAACTGAGCAACATTACCCAACATCACAAGCGTGTAGTTTACGCATTTTTCACTCACAACAGAAGCACCGTCAGTCATTTTCTCCCAGTACAACACAGCATGATCTGCTATCTCTGCCATGTCTACAAGATACCCTGAGCCAAATGCGGAGATCAGACCTTTCCAGTGCAGAAGGGTCTCACCTAGAGAGTCCATAAAGGACATCCTGGTGGAAGCGAGGAGAAGCAAGAGAAGCAAAGCAGCAACAATAAACTTCCACGAGAAGAGCGGAGAAATGGAAGCCGTTTTCTCCTGAGGCAAAGCAAGTTTGTCCACATCCGCCAGCTTAAATTGCTCCCAGTGGCTGGTGTCGAAGCCTTTCATGGTGGAGTTGATGTCCACCGTAGGACAAGGCAACCTGGTCTCCTTGATCACTTTGATCTTCTCTCGGAACTCCTGCATCTGCTGCAAGAACACAATGGGCTCCGAGACGTCCTTAAAGGCTTCCGCGATGTTAAAAGCCATCCGTTGCTCTCGTATGATAGTGTTCAGCTTGTTGATTTCCGGGTCGTAGGCCTGCATGACGGCGAGCTTCATTGTCTCGAAGTCTGACAAAATCTCGTTCTTCTTTTGCTCCAGCGTGTATTGCAATTTCTCAAAGAACTCTTTGACTCTGTCATAGTCTTTGGTCAACATCTGGAGGGCTTTCCTTTTACTCGTTTCCAGTGTGTCCAGCCGGGAAAGCGCATCCCCGCAATGCCATATTTCAAACCCCTGGAACAGTGTCTCAAAAGCACGTTTCTCCTGAAAGTAAGCATCTTCGATGGAGCAGAACACGTGCTTTATGTGATCCCCTCGAGTGGCACAGATGCCGCATATCAACTGTGTGTCAGTCTGGCAGAAAATGTTGAGAGGCTGGCCGCTGTGCACCTTACACACCGGCATTTTTGTCGTCCCTTTGATTTTGTTATATTTCTCCACAATACCTTTGAGGGAATAATTGACCTGCAGGCTGTTGACCCCCGTCACTGTAGTTTCCTTCCTGCAAGTGGGACATTTGAAGAGAGACTGTCTCCAAATCACATTTCGGGCGtttccctccaggatcccttccaAACATTTCTTACAAAAGTTGTGCGAGCAGGGCAGCGCGCGAGGATCATCGAACAAGCTACAACAAATGGGACACGTCAGGTCTTCCTCGAGAAGCTCCATTGCCGTCTatgacaaaagaaaacaaaatttcaGACTATATTTTCATGGTTACAGTTCAAGAAGTTTCACTGGTTTTTGGGCAGCCCTAATAAGAAACTCTGTGAAACATCTTTACACTACACGACAAAATTTTTTACAGCTATTATTTCACTGGaacgcattttttttttaaatctgaattCAAGTAAGACTAGTAAATTTTCCCCTGCCCCAAACCTAAATGCAAGCAGTTGCAACGTTACTCGATAAAAAGAACAATATTGTAATACAGGGATGGCCTAACTgaagctcgggagccacatgtggctctttcacacacattgtgtggctcttgaagccccctcaCTGTCCTGCCGACTGGCTTGGAGacaacatttctctctttaaatcacttctcccagccagccggcagcttggagagtagctttctttccatgtctccttccctccccctatcTATTGTCCGCCCTTCcttccagagagagccagtttggtgtagtggttaagtgtgcggactcttatctgggagaactgggtttgattccccactcctccacttgcacctgctggaatggccttgggtcagccatagctctggcagaggttgtccttgaaagggcagctgctgtgagagccctctccagccccacccacctcacagggtgtctgttgtgggggaggaaggtaaaggagattgtgagccgctctgagactcttcggagtggagggcgggatataaatccaatatcttcttcttcttcttcttcttcttcttcttcttcttcttctccttctccttctccttcttcttcttcttcttcctgtcctgtggctatcaaacatctgacatttattctctgtggctcttacgttaagcaagtttggttgtataatttttttatttttttctaattATTTTACAATGTTGTTAATTTGGAATTTATCTTAAtatttttaagcaagtttggctacccctgttgtAACACAACTAAGATGTTCCATCACTGCTACTTCAGGTATTTTTGGCACACAGAAGgactcaggttcaatccccagcatctccagttaaaaggaccaaatATAAATGATGTGAAAAACTGccacctgagaccatggagagctgctgccagccagactAGACAATCCTAACACTGACACTCAATAGAACACAGTATCTTTAAGCGTTCCcttaaacacaaatatatatttgcaccaggcagcagctcacaggagcagagttctggaacctctaaattgtattgtgctctttctttcttaaaccccgccccccatacttgcttctgggctccatttgttcaaacccactgtgagaattttgctgaactctgagatttgacaaacttcccccacaaaaatggggaaataaccaaaagcagacagatggaaatcatcatgccactgtggtcacacagAAGTAATTTtgaaagtatgatgagagtaaggttttatgacgacaattataattcaagaagcattttatggtagatgttgagctgctataatttagtacgccttccggtgataccaggggtgtgtggcatatgcaaatgacctgtgcaaatgagttgtgctaatgagctccagcacctctttttctacaaaatgacccttgattTGCGtgcgtgcgtgcacacacacacacacacggatccATAACATAAAGAGGACCCTTAACTGAAGATCATATGAACTGCAGACCAAAGTGGTGTAGTGGGCActgctggactaagatctgggagatccaggttcaaatcctcctgccctggaagcctgctgggtgaccttgggccagttacatactctcggcctaacccacctcacagggctgtggtGAAGATAAAATTGAGGAGAGAACGccataaactgctttgggtccattGGGGAGAGAGGTGGAGGGAGATACatcaagcaaataaataaaaatcaaaccTGACAAATCCCAAGTGCCAGGTCAGCTAGGATAAAaggaataaaaaaggccaacgccatgctgggaattattaggaagggaattgaaaacaaatcagccagtatcataatgcccctgtataaatcgatggtgcggtctcatttggaatactgtgtgcaattctggtcaccgcacctcaaaaaggatattatagcattggaaaaggtgcagaaaagggcaactagaatgattaaaggtttggaatactttccctatgaagaaaggttaaaacgcttggggctctttagcttggaaaaacatcgactgcagggtgacatgatagaggtttacaagattatgcatgggatggagaaagcagagaaagaagtccttttctccctttctcacaatacaagaactcgtgggcattcgattaaattgttgagcaatcgggttaaaacggataaaaggaagtccttcttcacccacagggtgattaacatgcggaattcactgccaaaggaggtggtggcagctacaagcatagccagcttcaagagggggttagataaaaatatggagcagaggtccatcagtggctattagccacagtgtatgtgtgtgtgagatttttttggccactgtgtgacacaaagtgttggactggatgggccactggcctgatccaacatggcttctcttatgttcttaatttcatTGCAGCACCAAGCATTCCCAGCTATTATTTTGACAATTATCACGGTTACCcccattcaggggtcattttgtagaaaaataggtggcagagctcattagcataactcattagcatatgctgccacccccctccgccaaaagcaacccaacacaagaaaggagagccccaggtgagtgaggcctgcttgggctggctaaagacccatccagcccaagcaggcccccccagtcaaaaggccagcaagccacccaccacccaccgcccaaaatcacataagaagtggagaaagggtggcacaggtttctccaggggttaatgaaggctgctgagggtgtgacaaagctcctagtggctggctggctgcctgttctcctaatccagggattgttatgcagctgtatctactattcaatagacaagggaggtggggaggaggagggagaaccctcagaaaggttcaggagctgtgatcctgtgagctcctgctgaatcggaAGCCTACCCCCATTTCTATTTACCTACCTCAAAGGTTTTGCCACGTCACAGCTTGCAGTGTGTTTAGTGGTCGGCTTTGTGGTAACAACAATTAGGAAATGTGTTCGTTCAAACAACATAACCCCGAAGGCTGGAAAAAATGGTGGTGGGAATGGGGCCGGTTCCTAGACAATTTGTCAAGGCCTGTAAAAGAAACCTGCTCCTCTCAAGCAAGAgtgaagttgcacctttaaggctaacaaagttttactcagaatgtaagcttttgtgtgctctaagcacacttcatcagacaatcagactgaggaagtgtgcttagagcacacgaaagcttacattctgaataaaactttgttggtcttaaaggtgctacttgactcttgctttgttctactgcttcagaccaacacagctgcccacctggacctatCTGCGCCTCTTAAAATAGCAATTCGGTTCTTGGAAGGAAAATGAGccatccctagggttgccaagcccaattcaagaaatatctggggactttgggggtggagccaggagcaagggtgtgattaagcacaactgaactccaaaggaacttctggccatcacatttaaaaggactgcactccttttaaatgccttcctttttttGGGAATAATGACAgacagaggcaccttcttttggggctcacaaaaCTGGTCCCCCTAGTCCAATTCTTTTGCAacctgggagggtattttggggagaggcatcagatgctatactgcaaatttcgtgcctctacctaaaaaaaaaaaaaagtcccctcccccaaaccccagatactcacagatcaattttccattataccctatggcaggggtggccaaacttgcttagcataagagccacatacaatcaatgtcagatgtttgagagccgcaagacatgaatgtgagatgtttgggggagggagggtaggaagaaagggaggaaaagtgggaagaaagcaaatagatgaagagggagggaaaggtggaaagaaagtagctttaactttaaatgcattctccaaaccaccagccaacggggcagtgggggcgaCAGAACATaattgaagccatgttggatcaggccaatggcccatccagtccaacactcgtatgtcacacagtgtccaaaatacacacacacacacacacacacacacacactgtggctaatagccactgatggacctctgctccacatttttatctaaccccctcttgaagctggctatgcttttagctgccaccacctcctgtggcagtgaattccacatgttaatcacccttccgGTGAAGAAGTacgtacttccttctatccattttaacctgactgctcagcaatttcattgaatgcccacgagttcttgtattgtgagaaagggagaaaaggacttctttctctgctttctccatcccatgcataatcttgtaaacctcttatcatgtcactctgcagctaacgtttctccaagctaaagagccccaagcgttttaacctttcttcatagggaaagtattccaaacctttaatcattctagttgcccttttctgcactttttccaatgctataatatcctttttgaggtgcgtgaccagaattgcacacagtattccaaatgagaccgcaccatcgatttatacaggggcattacgataccggctgatttgttttcaattcccttcctaataattcccagcatggcgttggccttttttattgcaaacgcacactgtcttgacattttcagtgagttatctaccacgaccccaagatctctctcttggtctgtctctgccagttcacaccccatcaacttgtatttgtagctgggattcttggccccaatgtgcattactttgcacttggccacattgaacctcatctgccacgttgacgcccactcacccagcctcaacagatccctttggagtgcctctctggttctcaccaccctgaacaatttagtgtcatccgcaaacttggccacttcactgctcactcccaactccagatcgtTTAGAGAGCCACCTAGTATGCGTgaaagtcacagtttggccactcctgccctgtgggaatcggtctccataatgaagagcccagcagacattccccccccccgcttcctgacgaCCCTTtagagggggggggctccaaaccgggggatcccctgcccccacctggggattggcaaccctagccatccCGTAGCCGAGGAGACGCCAAAGTGGCCGCCCCACGACGGCCCCTCGTCGCCAGCAGGCCGCGCCATTGCCGAGCCCCTCAGCCTCCACATCTCCCCCCAGGGCGGCCGCGGCCTACCCTCCGCCGTCAGCCCCCGATTCCCCGCCGGCTGGTCTCCGCTCACCTTCCCGCCGTCGCTCTCCGCCTGCCTGGCCAGCCGCCGCGCCCGTCCCCCGCGCGCCCCAGCCTGGCCCCGCCTAGGCCGAGGGAGGAGCCGCCGCTCCCGCTCCGCCCAAAATCGAAACTGgcctgaggaggaggagcggCCTTTCCTCTCGGGCCTGCCCTTGACTGCcacctggggttgccaatccccaggtgggggcaggggatcccccggtttggaagccccccccccccgcttcagggtcattaaaatgtctgctgggcactccattattccctatggagaatgattcccataggaaataatggagaatactggggggggggggtatctggggctctggttgggggggctgttttttgaggtagaggcgccaagttttcagtatagcatccagcgcctctccccaaaataccccccaagtttcaaaaagattggaccaaaaagaaggtgcccttagacttcattatttccagtggagggaagacatttaaaaggtgtgcggtccctttcagtgtgatggccagaactccctttggagttcagccgtGCTTGTCAAagcctcgctcctggctccacccccaaagtctcctggctccagccacaaagtctcctggctccaccccccaaagtctcctgggtccacccccccaaagtctcctggctccagccacaaagtctcctggctccacccccccaaagtcgcctggctccatcccccaaagtctcctggctccagccacaaagtctcctggctccacccccaaaatatcctggCTCCAGCcacaaatctcctggctccatccccaaagtctcctggctccagccacaaagtctcctggctccagccacaaagtctcctggctccacccccaaaatctcctggctccacccccaaagtctcctggctccagccacaaagtctctgggctccaccctcaaagtctcctggctccaccccccaaagtctcctggctccagccacaaagtctcctggctccacccacaaagtctcctggctccacccccaaaatctcctggctccaccccaaagtctcctggctccagccacaaagtctcttggctccagccacaaagtctcctggctccacccccaaaatctcctggctccaccccaaagtctcctggctccaccccccaaagtctcctggctccagccacaaagtctcctggctccaccccccaaagtctcctggctccagccacaaagtctcctggctccagccacaAAGtcgcctggctccatcccccaaagtctcctggctccagccacaaagtctcctggctccacccccaaaatatcctggCTCCAGCcgcaaatctcctggctccatccccaaagtctcctggctccagccacaaagtctcctggctccatccccaaaatatcCTGGCTCCAGCcacaaatctcctggctccacccccaaagtctcctggctccaccccccaaagtctcctggctccagccacaaagtctcctggctccacccccaaaatctcctggctccacccccaaagtctcctggctccagccacaaagtctcctggctccacccccaaagtctcttggctccagccacaaagtcgcctggctccaccccccaaagtctcctggctccagccacaaagtctcctggctccacccccaaaatatcctggCTCCAGCcacaaatctcctggctccacccccaaagtctcctggctccaccccccaaagtctcctggctccagccacaaatctcctggctccaccccccaaagtctcctggctccagccacaaagtctcctggctccaccccccaaaatctcctggctccacccccaaagtctcctggctccagccacaaagtcgcctggctccaccccccaaagtctcctggctccagccacaaatctcctggctccacccccaaaatctcctggctccagccacaaatctcctggctccaccccccaaagtctcctggctccacccccaaagtctcctggctccaccccccaaagtctcctggctccagccacaaagtctcctggctccacccgtcaaagtctcctggctccagccacaaagtctcctggctccagccacaAAGTCgcaaggctccatcccccaaagtctcctggctccacccccaaaatatcctggCTCCAGCcacaaatctcctggctccacctccaaagtccccaaatatttcttgaactggacctggcaaccctactgccacctCCTGCCCCTTCAGGCCGGCTGCCTCCTCAAGGGATGAGGCCCCTTCTCACCTCAgtagggaaaggagggaaagggaagtCGCCAATGACAGAACACTGCAGGGATGGCTTTTATTGCCCTCCCCAAAAGGTTTATTCCTGGATTGTttgaataaagggggggggggggtgaatgacCTCACCCTGTGTGCATGCCATAAACCCCAGGCAAGGATGATCTCAGCCTGCTAATCCTTCTTTTGTCTCATCCCTGCATGGCCCTGgggaagaacatttttaaaaaaaaacatgaaattTCTACATTACTTTATCTTGAAAGACTAAAATGGCATGTCTTCTAATAAGTCAAGGGTCTCTTAAAGGTAATACGGgttatttattgttattattttacagagcactgctggatcagaccacttggcccatctggtccagcatcctgcctcacacagtggctaaccacttcctctggttcaggggtggccatactgtgtCTCAGGAGGGacagcggctcagtggtagagcatctgcttgataagcagaaggtcccaggttcaatccccggcatctccaactaaaaagagtccaggcaaatatgtgtgaaaaacctcagcttgagaccttggagagccactgccagtctgagtagacaagactgaccttgatggacccaggagggtctgattcagtagaaggcagcttcatatttggggagggacagtggctcagtggtagagcatctgcttggtaagcagaaggtcctgggttcaatcctaaacctaaaaagggtccaggcaaataggcgtgaaaaacctcagtttgagaccctggagagcagctgccagtctgagtagataatactttgatggaccgaaggtctgattcagtataaggcagcttcatatgttcagtaggAGGAAGGATTCAGGCGCCACATTGGCTTGAAGGGGGCCTGGCTTGGATTGGGGCCAAGGCAGCACTTGCTGAGTGGGTGGAGaccttaagccaggggtggcccgCCCAACTGTGGGgctaagg contains:
- the TRIM13 gene encoding E3 ubiquitin-protein ligase TRIM13 → MELLEEDLTCPICCSLFDDPRALPCSHNFCKKCLEGILEGNARNVIWRQSLFKCPTCRKETTVTGVNSLQVNYSLKGIVEKYNKIKGTTKMPVCKVHSGQPLNIFCQTDTQLICGICATRGDHIKHVFCSIEDAYFQEKRAFETLFQGFEIWHCGDALSRLDTLETSKRKALQMLTKDYDRVKEFFEKLQYTLEQKKNEILSDFETMKLAVMQAYDPEINKLNTIIREQRMAFNIAEAFKDVSEPIVFLQQMQEFREKIKVIKETRLPCPTVDINSTMKGFDTSHWEQFKLADVDKLALPQEKTASISPLFSWKFIVAALLLLLLLASTRMSFMDSLGETLLHWKGLISAFGSGYLVDMAEIADHAVLYWEKMTDGASVVSEKCVNYTLVMLGNVAQFVCKYKLL